One genomic region from Bradyrhizobium icense encodes:
- a CDS encoding MAPEG family protein, with translation MTRELFWLTLTVVLTGLLWIPYIVNRCQVRGLSGAMANPSRHDKPQADWANRLMFAHDNAVENLVIFAPLVLILHAIDYSDRWTVMACAVYFWSRVAHLIVYTLGLPVFRTLAFTVGFLAQAVLALAIFKVV, from the coding sequence ATGACGCGTGAACTGTTCTGGCTGACGCTGACTGTGGTTTTGACCGGACTGTTGTGGATCCCCTACATCGTCAATCGCTGTCAGGTACGCGGCCTCTCCGGCGCCATGGCCAATCCCTCGCGCCACGACAAGCCGCAGGCGGATTGGGCCAACCGGCTGATGTTTGCGCATGACAATGCGGTCGAGAACCTCGTCATCTTCGCGCCGCTGGTCTTGATACTGCACGCGATCGACTATTCCGACAGATGGACCGTCATGGCCTGCGCGGTGTATTTCTGGTCCCGCGTTGCGCATTTGATCGTCTACACGCTCGGCCTGCCGGTTTTCCGCACGCTCGCCTTCACCGTCGGCTTCCTGGCGCAAGCCGTACTGGCGCTGGCGATCTTCAAGGTGGTGTGA
- a CDS encoding class I SAM-dependent methyltransferase encodes MDEQTLQFYRSNAEAYARREITSRQARLTAFLALLPPGATILELGCGAGGDTAEMLARGFDVRPTDGSPEMAEVASKRLGRPVETLLFHQLDDVETFDAVWANACLLHVPRDQLAAILSLIRRALKPGGMFYASYKEGDAAGRDTLERYYNYPSQEWLRAIYAEAGKWGSLSIERGEVKGFDDKMASMLFVVAQKGR; translated from the coding sequence GTGGACGAGCAAACCCTGCAATTCTACCGCAGCAACGCGGAAGCCTATGCGAGGCGCGAGATCACCTCGCGACAGGCGCGGCTGACGGCTTTTCTGGCGCTGCTTCCGCCGGGCGCAACGATTCTCGAACTCGGTTGTGGCGCCGGCGGCGACACGGCGGAGATGCTGGCGCGCGGGTTCGATGTTCGTCCGACCGACGGGTCGCCGGAAATGGCGGAGGTCGCCTCAAAGCGTCTCGGCCGTCCCGTCGAGACGCTGCTGTTCCACCAGCTCGACGACGTCGAGACGTTCGATGCCGTCTGGGCCAATGCCTGCCTGCTGCATGTGCCGCGCGACCAGCTTGCGGCCATTCTCTCGCTGATCCGGCGCGCGTTGAAACCGGGCGGCATGTTCTACGCCAGCTACAAGGAAGGCGATGCCGCCGGACGCGACACGCTCGAACGCTACTACAACTATCCCTCGCAGGAGTGGCTGCGTGCCATCTATGCCGAGGCAGGGAAGTGGGGCTCGCTGTCGATCGAGCGCGGTGAGGTAAAAGGCTTCGACGACAAGATGGCGTCGATGCTGTTCGTCGTCGCCCAAAAAGGCCGTTGA